The DNA window atatatatatagtttacccttttattttacaaaaatatcaaaaaaatggtgaattcaattctttttatccTCAGTATAGAGTTTTACGCTTATTATCAACTGGGTTCAGTTTTCCGCCCTCTTTCCCTTTTACTTTCCACCTTGAAGTAGATTAGAAGATTGAACAATTCCGGTGggcataaaaactaaaaagttgtTCTCTTTTTTGTAATGGATTTGGTACtgctgtatttttaaaaagtattttttgtttaaaaaaatattaaaataattttttttatttttaatataaacacatcaaaaccacAAAGAAACactaaaaagaatcaatttaataattttttatttttttaaaaaaatacattataaaacAGAAGCTGTTACATTCTTGAAAACAAACTTACTTACTATTGATAGAAATGCCTATATATAAACACTATTGTCAAcgtgttttttctattgataaatttatttctttaatatgaagaatttgatatcaaagACTTTAGGTTAGACAAAccgaaaatatattattacataGGTAAGGTTTATTATTGACATACTCacataaattatataagaaatgtcataaaaataattatgggacccattattttatgaatttggaTCAATAGTGAGTTGATcatatgtaatatttttttcattaactcaatgatttataaaaaaaatataagaatattatttttgtaatattaaaaaaggaatTTGAACCATAGTTAGTCAAGTTATTTCCATTTTTAAAGTAATGTGGGATGTCtcttttgttaaaagaaaagaaaataaaataaaagaactctGGTGGTGCTGCCCTTTCCACTTCCTTCTATAAATTTATGTCTTCCCCCCTTCATTTATCTTATCCGATTACTCCCAAGTCCTAATTGCTTCTTTCTCTCTTGCTGCACAAGTCCCTAATCTGCAATCCTACCAAAACCGAACAACAGGTTCTGTTTGAAAACATCTCTTTCATCTCAATCTCACTGCCTTGATCCCATAACCTCCAAACTCCtacaatttcaataaaaaagaagccTCCCCTGTTCCTCCCCTGTTTAGGCTCGTTGATTCCCTCTGTTTTCGACCTTCCACATTTCAGTTGTGAAAAATGTCCTCCTCAAGTTATTGTCCAGGCCTCCAATCATGCCTAGAGCCGGTCTACCTCGTCGAACCACGTGTTTTGAGGCTCAAATTGGCTCCATCCAAATCCAACATTTCTCGCTCTTCAACAATTTGCAAGCCTTTTGTCACTAACTCAGACCGTGACttggaaaacaacaaaaatgctGACACGGGTGGCTGGAGTTTCCTCCAGTCTATTGCTAACAATACCTCTCAAACCACCACAGAAAAGAACGACAAAGTCTATGTCCCTCCAAATTTTAAGAGCTCTTCTTCTATGCTCAGCGAAAAGAGCTTAGAAATGTGCACCGAGGGCCTGGGGAGTGAAACTGGTAGCGAGGGGAGCGAAAGCAGAGATGGGATGGCTTTCCTGTCATTAGAAAACGTGGATCATGAGACTAGGGCAGCACCAAAATTGCGCGAAACAAGAACAACGAGTCGAAGTGTTAGCTTCCCACCTCCTTTGAGCTCGATTAGTGGCTCCAACAATGTTCGAGTGAGGCCTCACCGAGAAGGTGGAAGGCTAGTCTTGGAAGCAGTAACCGTCTCTTCTTGCCACGTTCATTTACATGCAGAGAGAACCGATGGCCGGCTTCGGCTACATTTGATGAAGGACAGCTCTCCTAATAACTTCGACAATGAAGTGcaagaagcagaagcagaatatGGTGAGGAAGTTGTTGTTCAAGATGACGATGGTGATGATCAAAGTGGAGATGATGaagctggtggtggtggtgatattTGCGGAGAGGAGTTGGAGGGTATTAATGGAAGTGTTGGGGGTGAAATGGGGATGGGGAAATTAGCTAGACCAGGCAGGTGCAAGCAAAGTGGGAGTAGCAACGAAGGCTTACTTAATTGGGAGCCATTTTGGGTGGCCACTTAGATCTCTCTTGGTTTCACGAATGATTTGTTCACTGCATATTCTACTAGCTTCTACTGTTACCACCACCATTACCGCTGCTAGTATTTAATTAACTTTCACCAGCGATTAATTACAAGTTTTGGTATTGAACCCTTGGATCTTGTAAAACATGTTTATGGCAGTTCATATCGTTAATTATATTGGAATTAATCTTCCTCCTCAGTTCCCAGCTGGATGTTTCTTTGGCATTACATGCCATTTCTTTCCCAAATAAGAAGAGAAGTTCAGCATGGATCACTTGGATAATATATacttgaaaaatttatatttaaaaataaaattatttcaattaaaaatataaaaacatctcTAATGCGAGagtcatataaaaaacataaacaataactgttaaaataaatgatcttttactgtttttttttctttaaacttcCTCTCTTTCTTCATTGAATATTGTAAAGTACAAAATAGCttgttaaaatatcatttttcattgGAATGcctcatgagaaaaaaaagaagctaaattaTACCATTCAAGATGTCATCATGCTAATTTGGCCTTTTCAAATGGCTCTCACCATAGGAGATGCCCTAGTTATAATGATAAATTggttttaattctttaaaatagaTGTTCAATCTAATGTTGATGGTGGCATTTTGGTAATTCGGATGCTCCAACGGTAAACAGATTGCAAGTTGAGGTGTACGGCTAGAGTACGAATGCCTGGTAACTATCAAGAAGACTAGAGGTCCCGATAAAGAGAGAGCAACACGTCAACACACACATGATCATCCATGTGctcttatttgcttttctcCAGGTGATAACATGCATGCCTTGGTGAATGTATCACCAATTTCCACACTGGCTTCATAGGTTTCCTCATATTTACAGGAGTACTTTAAGATATCAGACATGCAAACAAGGATAGAATGGTGAGGGGTGTATCTTAATTAGTTAGGTTataggtttgttttttaaatatcacattcaaatccaataaatttcaaagtcgttgaaaatttatatggtcgttaatttcagggtctgTGGAATAGTAAAAATACACGCAAGCTAACTCAAAcattcattttaataataataataataaaaggaataGAATGGTGGATTGATGGGGTAGCCAGAGAAGAATTGAAAGTTCTAATAAATGGTTGGCTGCATGGGCCAGGCGATCGGGAAAGGGTAACATGCCCTAAAAGAGGAGGGCAGGAAGGCAGTGCTGTCCATTAACCAATCGTGGAGTTAGGGTATCCATTCGTTAAGGTTTTTTTCATGGTGGTGCTGTGGTTAGTTCAGGGAATGGAGAATTGTCAATAAAAGAAGCACATATCCATGATAACATCGATCATGTGCTTCAGGAACCTTCTGATCTTTTGTTTAGGCACATATTCCCTCACCATCGATCTCATGCCATGCACAAAATAGTAACAAATATCTCCAAGGCAATGAGCATGTCTCCACTTTTTTTCGTGATCACATGAAGTATATATATCCCAAAAGATGCTtgcatataaaaatcaattacaatttAATTGCTCCCACCCACCAATAATTTATACGCAGTACTTACACTTTATATCTAGCATCTTCACAAGTTCCCACTTTAAAATTTACTTAATAACATATTTGTGACCGTTTACAATCCTTTTGAGcgttgaaaattgatttttaaatgaaatttattttttataaataatacaaaagtaAATAAGATGTCAaaccattttattatttgttgcaaTAAAGAGTGGacattactattaaaaaaaaaacagctttctTAAAATGGCCCTTACTCtgatctctctcttttatcaCTCTTCTTtctcctataaaaaataaacatgcgtATCACTACCAAAACTATCTTTTATTCTCATCTCATCTTATTTTATATCACTGTCCTCAATTTTAGGCCTTGCATAGCCTTGAAAAAATAGAGCCTTCGAATTGGGtatttgggtttgattttggttttgaggGCTGTTtgtgatgatggtggtggagaAAAATTAGAGAGAATTGAAGGGGTAGTGATGGTTGAAAGAGGTGAGCTCTTCGttgtttaaaagaaataaagaatgtaaagatttaaaaaaaaataaaggtaagatagaaaataaaataaattgaatattgTCAGTGAACATACCACatattaaatgaatataaaaatataaagtacaaggtttaaatttatactttgaatttgaaaaaaagaaaagggccaagaacaaaaataaaccatCCAAAACATAAGGACaaggactgaaattaaaaaaaaaaaacagaggacaAACATGTAGTTATGCTGAgagatagagaaaagaaaaaagaaaaaaaaaagatgttgatcGGTGATAAATTGCCCATCAACCATTGTCACGTGCCACATTAGGAGAATGGGGATGCAATCGCGCTTCTATGGACACGGTGGAAGACCAAGTTTGGGTAACCGGTGGCATTGCATGcgtcatctttttttatatcatatcagCAGgtgttcattttttatattttgttgaagTGTTCGGTTTTGcgtaatatatatttgtatagTTTGGATTTATTCagtcaattttatttgtatttactatttaagtcatgagttttttaagactgatttatcttttatttaactaaataaataagtttagtAAATACAATCGggtgaatattttatttgtgcagtttctttcttgattagtgttaataatttttatttatttatataaataattattaatttatttagttaaatgattgcatatgtttttcaattaatactttgaattttgatatatatatatatatatatatatatatatatatatatatatatatataaaaaaacacatttagaCAACCTACGcagcttgtatttttttttataaaataatttataactcgCTGCGACAGCTAGCAGGTTAAATGGCTGGAATACACTAATAGTAGTTCATAGGCGACATTTCTAATACGCAAATCCCtctattttctaattattcGATCTTGCAATCTTTTTTCCACCTTTTAATATTCTGGTATTTTGTTCAAACAGTCTAACAGCATTGGAGACAACATTATCGTTTTTATGCCACTTGCTAGCTCATGCCAGTTAACTTCTTAGTCAATTATGTTTGTTTGTACTGCCCAAATTAATGTGTGTCCATGACTCGTTTCAGCACTTCACGTGCTCCAATTGATGCGGCTATCTTGGTCGACACCACACATCGATCGGTGGTTTACAACGAAGCATAGTTGTTGAATCCAACACAAAGGATTGAAGAGGATAATCTCAATCCAAACCTATCACAATCAAGTTGTAAGTTGAATTGATAGGTTTAAcctagttgatttatttaaattgatgcAACTAAACTTAATTTATATCCGATCGATCAGGTTAGTattataaagattttaaaataataatattttttaaaatatttataaatttgaattgatttcataTGATCGGTAAATAGATTTAACAATCCATTAatatagattgttttttatattaaacctTAGGCTAAATCGGATAGTTATGCCGGATCAATCCTCTAGTTAAGCAAGcaaattaaatacaaacaattgataaataaaaaaaaacattaatgttgATCTTGATCAATAGTAAGGAGTATATACGGATCATACAATTGATGGGGGATATTAAAGTTTCTACAAAATGAGAGTGGATATACTTAAAATTTCTACTAACATTGGACTTGGAAGGTGCGTTGACTTTGAAGAAAGTTTCCGAGTTGAGTATCTGTGTAAAGCACCATTTCTTGCTTCTTCATGTGATCATGTAAATATCAGTCTCTTCATCACCAGTCAGTGGTCAATACCATATAATGAGACTCATGCAAGTTGGTACGAGAAAACCACTTATTAttgtcttctttatttttcatcaagcTATTTTTGCACGAGCTCTGATATATATATTGCGAGAAAATTCTCTCACATCAGGTCAGGAcagccacacacacacacacacacttgaaGTACTGTtgcattcatttaaaaaaaaaatgaaaaaatttgaatccaaaaataataacgTAAAAAAcgaactaaaataattatttattaagtttggattcaaaataataatataaaaaacaacctttTGAGGATTCGAGAAGCGTAGTGCATGATGGTGGAGGTAGTCTTTCGTTAATTTGAATcgaaaattgaaactttttgtagtgttttttttacttcattctGAGGATGTAGTAGTGGTTGACTTTCCCTTTCCACTTTTAAATTCAGGAGGAAGAGTGGGTGTGTGTTAGAGTCCAAAGATTTAGGAAAGAGATGGAGTTCATTGGCTGGGGAGAAAAGGTGACCACTGAGTAGCTATGTACATGGTCATAATAATGAAATGCACGTATGGTTAGTGATAAGCTTCCACAGGAATGATCGAAGtggaaaactatttttaatttgttgtgtgTATTAATGTCATGATGGCCAACAAACATAAGAAATTACTAGTAGTGTTCTTAATAGAATGCAAACCCCACCACTCTGTCCACCCAACCTTGGACACCAGAAATACCACAGACCCTACGAAGCGACAGCACAAAACTTAACATACTCATCACGGTTAAATCCGTCGAGCCGAGACaggttttcaaattatattttaagtgttaatttatttttatttttttattaaaaaataatataaaacatatcttaaaattttatatattataatgatcaagcagtcacgagtttaaatcttatcacccttatttatttataaaaaaaattaaacacaagataatatagatatctgcaagtttcaaactcaaaaagatttcaataaccaagcggtcacgagtttgaattttatcacccttatttatttatacaaaaaattaaacacaaggtagtATAAGTATATATGTGCAACTTTCAAGCTCAAAAAAACTTTCAGTTGAAGAGGTGtgttatagaataatataaatcatatatatattgggatatcatctaatagtttaaactgttatgttgagatgattctttgacttGATATCAGAGTTTTAATGACTAACCAACCACGGGTTCGGATCTcatcattcttatttatttaataaaaattaaacacaaaataatataaactcaaatcTCATTacctctatttatttaataaaaattaaatacccTTGTCATTCTTTAGATTAATATGGAATACTTTATAGTTGTTGGATCACACCCATGTCATCAATCTAATCCAGTTTCTGATCtttaattgatcaaatcaaTCTGGATTATAAGCGAGGATCGAgaatatcataaatttgattgaaGATCTGCTTGCCTCAAGCATAGAATATGCTCATTGGTTGAAGCTAAGAAGTTGTACCCATGTCACTAATATTTTGAAATCACTAATTAGAAAAGCTAAATGCGAATATGTTTCATATGGGTGCGCGCGCTTGCTTACGGTACTGTTGCTTAAAAAAGGTCCCAATTAATGAGTTTGTTAGAAATAAGACGAGTTCCCATGattcaaattccaaaaatacgaagaaaaaaaagcacaaaatatatgttaattgaTAAGGCATGCAATTTAGCACAATTAAAAGAAGCTAATTTCAAAATTCAACGAGTCTTCTAATTAATCATATACCACGACTATTTAATTGGActttatcataaatatataataattaataaaacaattaaatggcATGGgttcaattttataatatatttgaagagtgaaataagttgatctctctctctctctcatcttagctttttttttccggAGCTCATGTGGTTAGCCCGTGTCAAAGTCGAAGGTTGCTAGTTCaagttttataagaaaatatttgaaagtagggttgtagttatttttaaaatgttttttatttagaaatttattaaaataatatttttttttatttttaaaaaattatttttgatatcagtatattaaaatgatatgaaaatactaaaaaaatattaattttaaaaacatatatttttaaaagacaaaaacaaacaaagtcacagctaaattaaacatttttaatagcagtattttcttcaattctttcaagaacacagaaacatattaatatgttttgtttaaTCAGTTGGTAAGATCTTTGTCCCGTAGCTAAATTGGTTAGTGCGTGGGTCTGAGTCCAAGTtagcaatattattttttagacaaTAAACGAtatctatctatttatttttttcattaaaaaaagatgaatgacAGGTCATttatatcttatatatatatataaaaaaaaaaatactgccTACTGCCTAGACATGAGGATCTGCCTCAGGTGTACATGTCTCACGTATATATGTCTGGGTTTTGTTGTAACAAGCCTAGCTATACTGGGCCACTCAAACCTGCACTTTagactcttttttttactgtaaaacAAAGCATCTTGCTTACACATTTGCTAATTTAGGTATTAAAAGTTCTCATATCTTGTTCATAGAACTTATTTTGTAAGAGTTATTAAGCCATTAgccgatttttttaaaaaaaaagttttcaaaactcattaaacaattataaaaatatcacaatTCTTTAAAGTTTTCTCccatttctatataaataaaaaaaatctaaaaagaaatggGGAACATTTGCAATCATgatcattttgaaaattgagcggtaaagaaagaagataagAACAGTAAAGTAAACAAATTATTAAGTGTCTATTTGATAAGGCagtatatgatatttttataaaaaaaaataatttttaattcaatcttttttatttttaacatgacacattagaattatatataaaaaaaacatctaataatatttttttagataaaaaaacattttttaaaaaacagtgtTATGGACATGGTCGGTTTCAACGGCGGAGGCAATGCAAAGGCTTGGGTGGGTTCTATCCcaggtcaagattttatcaatattttttactagttttatgtataaaaaaattttaattcttgattgagttatcaaaaaattctgaaaatttatgtggagccttctaatatgattttttaacttggtttaaaatttcagaatttttggaaaaatttagaaatttgataaaaaattacaatttggtcagttttacgttattgggtgtaattttcaatctgaccatcagattgagctaaaattttacaaggaatcttaaaatatattaaataaaatctgattaaaattttagaatgaacagagtttggtagtgctaacaaataaaaaggatcgtcaaataaaagcaaaacgactcattaagggtaaaataattatttgccattaaaaaataaaacaaatcaattcttccttccttttatatgtttccgactgggcagaagcagaataggaaaagaaagaaaagaaaaggcgagagagaaaaataagggaaaaacataaaaaaaataagaaaagtgaattaatagttttgtaaacttacaaagttcaacttataaaacactaacctaagaaagaatcaaatgaagaaaggagaaattaagagaggaaaaaaatttaattactttgtttttcaattgacatgatattgttattttatcccggttgaggttgaggggttgttacaatatcgattcagattcgattatagatgaattatattccacaaatatcaaaggatgtaactttaatagtgagtttatttttatttttacttcatttttatatattttcaaatttattttttaatattttgaataatgtatttgaattaaaattgtagtgttaactttaaaaattcatgtaacttatcttaaaaaaatttatatatttatttaatagtaaaaattTCTATCTCCGTACTTGATCGGTTTCAACCGAATCCTTTCGCAGAGCTCGCCGGTGCTTATCTTTTCAACGTCACATTTAAAAACACGTTATACATTGTCCCTTGGAATCTTAATTATTGACCTTTGCATGGCGAAGCCCAAATATTTCAAAGTTTGAACACGAACATGTCTGTGGGGTGCAATTACTTAATCAACGGTAATTATGAATTGTGTCCAAGAAAATGTTTTggagtttttattaatttaagggtaccaaggtttttatttttatttaattacgtTTCCTGCTCTAGGTTTTTATTTAAGGCGGTGGCGGTGGAGGGATTTggccccatttttttttttttactgttggaaagctttttttataagatattaaatttttttattttgaattttatttttaaattattttaatatattaccatcaaatcaaaagttaaaaattattattttaaattatttgaaggtttgctccctctgtagtctcaggttcaagtcatgtggttgctcatataatggccactagaggcttacatggtcgttagcttcaggacccgtgggattagtcgaggtacgtgcaagctggcccgaatatccatgttaaactaaaaaaaaattattattttaatatatatttaaaaaaatatatttaaaaaaataattattactgtaTTTCAAAACAGGTGAAAAAGCTAAATTATGGGCTTTTTCTGTGATGGCTGACATGCTAGGGGTTAAGAGGATCCATGAAAGTATCGAAGCAGGGCCCACAATTCACAAACCTTGAAAGATTCTCCGATCTAGTCTTGTCTTGTCTTTCGGTTCTCCTGAGATTCCTTGTCATCTCTCACTCAAACCATATATTACTCCCTAATTTCTGTTTATTGAGAACCCTAAACTTTGGTACAGAAACTCACACTTCCCATCTGAGGATGCCTTCACCTGTTGttcccaacaaaaaaagaaaaaagaaaaaaaaagggaatgtCTTCCCATAGATTTTTTGTCGTGGGGCCGCTATCACGACGTAGGTTTTATGAAAATTAGGACCAATTATCAATTATGGTGGGGGAATCCTAGCCGTTCCATGTTTCCCACCCGCTTAGCAAATTACCCTCCTAGAATTAGGGGTTCTTGTCTAAATGGTTCAAGCTTTTGGGTATACTCTTTAggtttcttccctttttttaaaaaaaaaaacttttggatACAGTAAATGTTAAGGTGTTGGCTAACCTAAGTAATCATTTCAGGGGTTGACATGAATTGACATGAACTAGAACAGTTTGATTGGATGTTAATTATATTGAATCTcattattgtaattaattaagataataagATCGGCTTGGTTTACATTGCAAGATACATTAGCATGTTCATCTCAATAGATCTTCTAACATGagaatcattaaattaattttaaaattattatcaatgtATCTTTAAATATTAACTAGATATTTTACATGTGTGCTACAAATTGGatcaatttatataattttttttttaaaatgttttgatgtttttctagTAGAAGTTTTTTCAAGTTGTGTGGAGATTTACACAATATAATCTAATTAACTTGATAGGTCTAAAGATAACCCATGtgactag is part of the Populus trichocarpa isolate Nisqually-1 chromosome 2, P.trichocarpa_v4.1, whole genome shotgun sequence genome and encodes:
- the LOC7480046 gene encoding protein FANTASTIC FOUR 2, which gives rise to MSSSSYCPGLQSCLEPVYLVEPRVLRLKLAPSKSNISRSSTICKPFVTNSDRDLENNKNADTGGWSFLQSIANNTSQTTTEKNDKVYVPPNFKSSSSMLSEKSLEMCTEGLGSETGSEGSESRDGMAFLSLENVDHETRAAPKLRETRTTSRSVSFPPPLSSISGSNNVRVRPHREGGRLVLEAVTVSSCHVHLHAERTDGRLRLHLMKDSSPNNFDNEVQEAEAEYGEEVVVQDDDGDDQSGDDEAGGGGDICGEELEGINGSVGGEMGMGKLARPGRCKQSGSSNEGLLNWEPFWVAT